DNA sequence from the Cottoperca gobio chromosome 2, fCotGob3.1, whole genome shotgun sequence genome:
TGTATCAGCTGAACTACACTTGCCTCGTCTTGTTAGAGTGAAGCTTTCCAGATACTAATCGGATTTGTTAACAAAAAACAGCTGTGCCTTCCTGCCATCTTTCCATGTTTTATCTCTTTGAAGAATTCTGTAAGTAGATACGGTGAATATATAGCTCTCCTCGATAATGGAAAGACGTCTATACTTCTCCACCAGTCCCCTGAGAGTGATTGAGCCTTTGATCCATCGTGATCTCAAATTAACGTAATTGGTTTAGATGTGGCACTGAGGCCTCTCGtcattaaaatcacatttcagaaCATAGAGCTCGATCACGATGAAGTTTGAATTCTCTTCATAAAGAGCTTGGTTGAACTTGTTTTTGGTGGACAGTGCTGTCTGTGCGCCCCTCTTCGATGGTGGAGAACACTGGAATAACACAATCAGAATAACAGTAAAAGAAATCTGATGAATATGTGTGATTCATGATTAGTTGTCAAGCGAGAGTTAACTGGTTGAACAATAAAGACACGACTATTAATTTCCAGTTCTTTATTTAGAATGGCTTTTATAAATGTTGCCATGCCATAGACTCTAAAGGGACTGAGCTTCTCCCATTGTATGACTAACACTGAGTAAGTCTTTGTCCTTGTTCATGAGACTGCATATAAAGGGCAGGAATATCAGTCAAATGAGAAagtcatttctttaaatgtaccaTTATCTCAGTGTGAGTCACCGTAAAGAGACGCTGTCTTACTGTCTTTGCCCAAcctgtgaaatgtatttactcATTGGTCACGCAGTGTCTACGTAGATACTGCGGTTTCCAATGATGAAATGGATTATCAGCTGCTACACTTGGTTTAACTCCCAATTCCTCAAGTCCACCCAGAACACAACACTGCTAAGAGtgttatttctttacaaaattAAAGGGAGTGTAGAATAGTGGGCATGTAGACACTGTTTGCCTTTTCCTCTTATGTATTTTTCATGCATGTTTTCTATATAAAGACAATTTCACCGCATCCTAGACAAGGGTGACTTCCACTCATGCGTATGATTCACCCTTGAATGTAATTTTACGCTGTCGCACTTTTACATGCAAGTTACACCAAAGTTGATGTATTGTATCACATGAAACTTGTATGACATTTGCACTttgacacatactgtacaacaaGCAAAGTTCATGTATCGTCCCACATAAAACTTGTATGACGTTTGGATCATTGGGACCTAATATAGTTTAACAGtctcatacatttaaatataatcattaTTCAGAATACGTTAAATATGTGTCATGCTTTGCATTACTTGTAAAACTAAATGTactattctttttctttttttcctctccccaCTTCTTCACAGATATCTCAGACCGAAATGCTGCCCTGCATCATAATAATCGGCTTGTTTCTGACTGCGGCCCGATCCCAAGATCTCTATCCCTCACAGGCATCATCCTCTATAAGTGAGTCTTGTGACTCCTTGTGCTCCTGCGAGGGAAAAGATGGCATCCTTCATCTTAACTGTGAGCAAAGAAACATCAGCAAAATCTCCCAAATCAAAGTCCCGTCAGGTGTGCCCTTCCACCTGAACCTTTACAAAAATGACTTGGTTGAGCTCCGCGCCGAGGAAATGGAAGGGCTTAAAAATGCCCTTTCACTGCACATTGGGAGTAATAGCATTCAAGAGCTGGAACCAGGGGTCTTTAGCAGTCTCGGTTCACTGAAAAAACTCCACATAAATAGCAATTTCCTTGTCACTCTGAAAGAGGACACTTTTCAAGGTCTGGTGAATTTGGAGTTTCTCCAAGCTGACACAAATTTCATTCAGGTCATCGAGCCCGGGGCCTTCAACAAACTGATCCGCCTCAAGGTCCTCATCCTCAATGATAATTCCATCGAGTTTTTACCTAACAACATTTTCCGGTTCGTGCCCCTCACCCACCTGGACTTACGTGGCAACAACCTCCAGACGCTGCCTTATGTGGGCTTTTTGGAGCACATCGGACGGATAATGGAACTTCTCTTGGAGGACAACAAGTGGATCTGTGACTGTGATATTTTACACTTAAAAATCTGGATGGAGAATATGAGGTCCCAGTCAGCAATCGGGGATGTAGTCTGCAGCACACCACATCACCTAAAGGGGACCATTCTGGCTAAAGTCAAGCGGGATGTTCTCTGCCCGTCCCATGCAGATATTAACTTGGAGGAGCCCTCAAAGTCACTGGATATGGTTGTTACTCCCTCGTCCAAAGTGTCTCAGAGTCCCAAGTTGATTGACgccaaagatgatgccaaggtACCGACACCGTCTCACATTCCCGGCAGTCCTTGTGTGGAGCACTGTTCTTGTCACAATCACCCTGTGGCTGGGTTTTTGATGCATTGTCAGGACAGAGGCATTCAAAAGGTATCAGATATCGGAATACTTCAGCAAAGCCCGACCAAACTAGTCATGACGGGAAATATGATTCAGAAACTCTTGAAGTACGATTTTGTCACATATGATAGTTTAGAGCTGCTTAACTTGGCGAACAACAGGATTGATTACATTGATAATGAAACTTTCCTTAGCTTGAGCAGTTTGAAAAAACTGTATTTGAATGGCAACAGAATTGAAAAACTGTTCTCCACAATGTTTGTGGGGCTCCACAACCTTGAATACCTGTATCTGGAATACAACCTTATCAAAGAGATTGCTCCAGGCACATTTAATCCCCTGCCAAACCTGAAGCTGTTGTCATTAAATAACAACCTGCTCAGCTCTCTTCCAGCACAGATATTTCGCAATGTGCCCCTCACCAAATTAAACTTGAGGAAAAACCTACTTATGCACCTGCCAGTGAGCAACGTGCTTGATCAACTCGACTCGCTAGAGCAAATTTATTTAGAGGACAACCCCTGGGACTGCAGCTGTGACTTGCTCAGCCTCAAACAATGGGTGGAGAAACTCAGAAAGGACACGGTGGTTGGCTCCATTTATTGTCACACCCCAAAGAAGGTGATGCAGGCTGAACTGAGAGGCCTTCGTCATGAGGTGCTATGTCCCGGTCTGGGGACCTACTACCCTATGTCCCCAGATGGGGAGGAGAGCGTGACCGCCACTCTGGGGCCCGACAGCATTGGCAAGGGTTTGTTCAGCTCACTCACGGACACTGTCCCACTCTCTGTGCTCATCTTAAGCCTTCTTATGTTTGTCCTAATGATTGTATTCTGCTCAGCCGGATTGGTGGTGTTTGTGGTGCACCGACGGCGGAGAAGGgcaaagagaaaagcagcagaggagcagccCAGAGAAAACACCAGCAGTAGTCCCATCCACTTACATTACAGCATGTACGGGCAGAAAaccacacaccacactctgACACAAAGAACAGGGTCTGCCACTCTGTATGAAGACAGATCACATAGTCCTATTGTGCAGATCTGTCGCAACCCCACCTACTGCTCCCAGCACAAGGAGCACGACACAGATTTGGATTATGGCCTCGACGACCCCAACACCAAGCATCACGTCTGCCGGAGTATCATGGAGAAGGAGAACACTTCTCCACTCACAGGAAACCCCAGCTCAAAGTTCCGACCCATGACAGGCGAGTGCCCTGCAGAGTTCGTCACGCTCGGGAATCCCAACTCCTTGTACAGGAACATTCttgagagggagaaggagctgcagcagcttggAATAACGGAGTACCTTAGGAAAAACATGCCCCAGCTTCAGTCTGCTGTAGACATGCAAGTCCCTGGGCACCAGGAGGAGTTAAAGCTAATGGAGACAATTATGTACTCGAGACCACGCAAGGTCATGCTTGAGCAAACTAAGAATGAGTACTTTGAACTCAAGGCTAACTTGCATACTGAGCCAGACTACTTGGAGGTTCTAGAGCATCAAACTGCATTTAACTGAACTtaagcagaaaacaacaacaactataactatatattatgttttgaACCAAGTAGTGCCTTGTCCTGTTTGCCCTCCCGTACTTTCCACAGTGTGAGATCTATATATCATGGGCACATCACTTTTAGTTAATTGTAGCACAGAATGTAACTGGTTTAGTTTGTGTTACTTTTCGTCTGTTGACAGCCATGTTATGTAGCTGGTGAAAGGTGTAGTAATGTTGGCCAAATGTAACGTAAAGCTATCAAAGTGTGTTGACCGGGCCTGGGTTTGAAACCCTCTTTGAAATCCACTCAATCAGCTTTTGACTTTGAATTGATCCGCACAGCTCACCCAGATGTTTGAAAAGAAGCGGGTGAATTTCAATCACCACTTGACCCAGAATTGCTGTGTAATCAGCCTAACCTGGGTATGACCtgattacaccctctgtcaacATAAGCCAGCTGGAATGCTGTAACCAGAATGCTCATTGTGCCGTAGAGTCAGCGAAATGCCAACTGTAAATAGGAAAACAGTGGTAGGAGTGTGGTTCCACTGCTATTCTGTCAGCTCCGTTTCATCGATCCAACACACTGCACAGATGCAGTCATaggtcttttatttattttttataaaaaaaactggtGACATTCACAGaaaggatgttttattttctttcaatcagTAAACACAGCACTTAAAGTATATTATACACAActgtaatcttgtaaaaaaaaatgcattgcaCTAATCAAATGCCATAAGATGGTGCATGACAATCAACAGAGTCCTGCTgaaactttttgtttgtttgttttgttttttttctgcccGAAACGACGAGGCACACATGTGTATGATACttcagtatgtttgtgtgtgtgtgtgtgtgtgtgtgtgtgagcggatGTGAGATTTTGTTTCATGTCACTGTTTTTTAAGTCTGACAAGAGCTTCTTCCTCATGCTGATTGGCTGATTTGGAACAGTTGTGAACTGATTAGAGGCGGGGCATACTCACCTGTGAGCACATGTATGCTCACTGACGAGCAACATCAACCCAAAAGCTCCAGTTTTCCACGCAGACAACCTGCCAACTGACTTCAGCCAACTTTGCTCTGTTTCTCAGCTCATATTAAAGGAACGGACTGCTGGCGACCAACATGTGGACATTGTCAGACTTTACACTACACACTTCATtcatggaaacatttgaaacgGTTCATGTAAGCACACACTCTGTAGCTTTTCTACTTTAACtagatttaattatttattctgtatattttgtatatacttATGTTCCAttatatcttttgtttttttttgtgtgcctTCAGTGCTGTACAGAATATAAAGAGAAGCTGTAACTGATAAACAGGAAATAAAGAGTTGCAATATTACATTAACTTGGAACTTGGATTTATGGTTAGTACAATTGTGCATCATGGTGCATCTTCTAGATACTGTAGAATGTAAAGTGCACCAATTGTTTCTTAATGTGTTATCAGGCCTCCACAGTCTAAacgtgtatgtgcatgcatgtacttGTGTAAACATCATTTGGTGGTCTTCCTGCTGTGTGAATAATTTAAACCCCCCACGATGGCTCATACCTAGTCCTTAATCACACAACAATGGCTGCAGGGTTTTTTCACCAGCCTTGCTTTGCTGCATGAACAGTGGACCATCTCTAATTCCTCCATTTTCTATCATAATTGATGCATCTGAGGATCCTTAGCAAGAACACACACGTTGCCTCGCGGTTTTGAAACACTCGCACAGGTACGCGTGCAGGACTCGCATACAAATCCAGAAACCCCACTAACATGAATACATAAATGGTAATACATTTGTCTGCAGACATGCATCATTTGAGGGATGCAAAGTGACCGATGAGCGCGCACGCAAACAGCAGGGAAGACAAATTATTCTCCGCAGCTTGATCCAGTGAGACTCATAAGCAATATGCTCCTCTAAAGGTGAGACATTAGCAAAGTGCATTACTGTGTTCAGAGAGATTCTTTACTTAAGGGACTGACTTCAAATAAATGGAATAACTTCTGAACTAAAGCTCACCAATGTTCCCATCTTGCAAAGCAGCTCCACCgttgaatatatttaatatgttaagtAAACAAGCACAATTCAAAGAAGAGGTAATGAAGTATATAATAACCTTTGCACAGCACTAAAAAAGCATTTGGGAGcagaaaaatgtacttttctaaTTTAAGTGTCAAGATTTATGAAGTGTATTTagctatactgtatatattctcTGTATTTAATTTCcctatattttaaatacaagttTTGATTCATCCCTGagaactttttaaatatttttaaataaaagaaacaacatgaaagagaaatgcatttattcaattatattattaatttcttTAGTTAGATTTAGTCTCCATCAGTATAGCATATCAAACAACGTCTCCGTCGCACACTTTTTTGTGAACGTGATGAAGTTATGCTGCATAGATTTGCacaataatgataaaaaaaacagtacaTTAGAGCTAAGTACCTCTTGTTTGGTATAAGCAATGGAAACGGAGCTGCGGTGACGATGGATGATCATGTTCAGAGGCAGCTGCTGCAAAGTAACGCTCATGTTCACACTGTTATCACGTGTAATGCAATTATGTGGAAGCATGAACAGTGGTGCTTATTGTAGGAGTCATAATAAGGGAAAAGGTAACCAATGGTGAAAGATTCAATACATTGTttaaacacacatgctcacaggCTAGAGTCCCACCAGCTCACAGACCTCAACTTAAAAAAATGCACCAGTAGG
Encoded proteins:
- the slitrk6 gene encoding SLIT and NTRK-like protein 6, whose amino-acid sequence is MLPCIIIIGLFLTAARSQDLYPSQASSSISESCDSLCSCEGKDGILHLNCEQRNISKISQIKVPSGVPFHLNLYKNDLVELRAEEMEGLKNALSLHIGSNSIQELEPGVFSSLGSLKKLHINSNFLVTLKEDTFQGLVNLEFLQADTNFIQVIEPGAFNKLIRLKVLILNDNSIEFLPNNIFRFVPLTHLDLRGNNLQTLPYVGFLEHIGRIMELLLEDNKWICDCDILHLKIWMENMRSQSAIGDVVCSTPHHLKGTILAKVKRDVLCPSHADINLEEPSKSLDMVVTPSSKVSQSPKLIDAKDDAKVPTPSHIPGSPCVEHCSCHNHPVAGFLMHCQDRGIQKVSDIGILQQSPTKLVMTGNMIQKLLKYDFVTYDSLELLNLANNRIDYIDNETFLSLSSLKKLYLNGNRIEKLFSTMFVGLHNLEYLYLEYNLIKEIAPGTFNPLPNLKLLSLNNNLLSSLPAQIFRNVPLTKLNLRKNLLMHLPVSNVLDQLDSLEQIYLEDNPWDCSCDLLSLKQWVEKLRKDTVVGSIYCHTPKKVMQAELRGLRHEVLCPGLGTYYPMSPDGEESVTATLGPDSIGKGLFSSLTDTVPLSVLILSLLMFVLMIVFCSAGLVVFVVHRRRRRAKRKAAEEQPRENTSSSPIHLHYSMYGQKTTHHTLTQRTGSATLYEDRSHSPIVQICRNPTYCSQHKEHDTDLDYGLDDPNTKHHVCRSIMEKENTSPLTGNPSSKFRPMTGECPAEFVTLGNPNSLYRNILEREKELQQLGITEYLRKNMPQLQSAVDMQVPGHQEELKLMETIMYSRPRKVMLEQTKNEYFELKANLHTEPDYLEVLEHQTAFN